In the genome of Gammaproteobacteria bacterium, one region contains:
- the pomA gene encoding flagellar motor protein PomA, which translates to MDIATLLGLLGALGSIGLAIFMGGSAGMFVNGPGLLIVVAGTLAVILMKFPLSTTLKAFSIALKAFFHKSEDPNQLIDQAMELALIARKEGLLGLESAEVSNSFLKRGISYVVDGFEPEVVRGTLSKDINMTIERHEQGQSIFKSIADVAPAMGMIGTLIGLVQMMANMDDPKAIGPAMAVALLTTLYGAIIANALAQPIADKLAIRSNEERMLKYLVLESIDAIQEGMNPRMMEGLLKTFLPENKRDKEVKDAA; encoded by the coding sequence ATGGATATCGCCACACTGTTAGGGCTGTTGGGGGCCTTGGGGTCGATCGGACTTGCCATTTTCATGGGCGGCAGCGCCGGCATGTTTGTCAACGGCCCCGGCCTGTTGATCGTAGTGGCCGGCACCCTGGCCGTCATTCTCATGAAGTTCCCCTTAAGCACCACCCTCAAGGCGTTTTCCATTGCCCTCAAGGCTTTTTTCCACAAATCCGAGGACCCCAATCAGCTCATCGATCAGGCCATGGAACTGGCGCTGATTGCGCGCAAGGAAGGCTTGCTGGGGCTGGAGTCCGCCGAAGTCTCCAACTCGTTTTTGAAACGCGGCATCAGCTACGTGGTGGACGGTTTTGAGCCCGAAGTGGTGCGCGGCACCTTGAGCAAAGACATCAATATGACCATTGAGCGCCACGAACAGGGTCAGAGCATTTTCAAATCCATCGCCGACGTGGCGCCCGCCATGGGCATGATCGGCACCCTGATCGGCCTGGTGCAGATGATGGCCAATATGGATGACCCCAAGGCCATCGGCCCGGCCATGGCCGTGGCCCTGCTCACCACCCTCTACGGCGCTATTATCGCCAATGCCCTGGCGCAGCCCATCGCCGACAAGCTGGCCATCCGCAGCAATGAGGAACGCATGCTCAAGTACCTGGTGCTGGAATCCATCGACGCCATCCAGGAAGGCATGAATCCCCGCATGATGGAAGGCCTGCTCAAAACCTTCCTGCCCGAGAACAAGCGCGACAAGGAAGTGAAAGACGCGGCATAA
- a CDS encoding penicillin acylase family protein, which produces FGAKALPHDRRTRLHRLRRVAEASLEQSPAAVQVLYEAYAGGVNTGLKALAAAPFEYTVLQATPAPWRAEDSFLVVLAMFLTLHDEEARLDSDLGVLRDVLPPALSAFLTPAGGPWDAPLDHSRIGLAPLPGPEVVDLRQQPAPRLATAPEADPAAAALGSNNWAVAGSATAHGGAILAGDMHLPLRVPNIWYRAQLRWPGDDGEHRVTGVTLPGIPYLIAGSNGHIAWTYTNSYGDWADLIELEQDPAHPDHYLSPAGWEAFQHIPETLVVKDGPAAVLDILLTRWGPVIDRDHRGHLRALRWVAHFPHALNAELGRLETATNVVQALDIANRSGIPAQNILVADRDGHIGWTVMGIMPRRGPGDSRVPLSWREAAQSWDGWLEPARYPRLIDPPGGRLWTANARVLGGAAGHQIGDGGYALGARAHQIRNALAALPHATETDMLAIQLDDRALFLAPWRELLLALLDEAAVRNNPRRADCKALVEHWQGRAATASAGYRLVRAFRLAVAQRVLGALTAPARAADERFDYLAFRRYEIPLWRIVSTRPAHLLPAGIADWRAWLLQAVDEVITTLSAGGRPLAAATWGRRNTLAMQHPFSRLLPLLSPWLDMPAQPLPGDRFMPRVQGPTVGASQRLAVSPGREELGYFHMPGGQSGHPLSPFYRRGHEDWASGTATPFLPGPAAYTLTLRPAAAAQ; this is translated from the coding sequence GTTCGGCGCCAAGGCCCTGCCCCACGACCGCCGCACCCGCCTCCACCGCCTGCGCCGGGTGGCGGAAGCTTCCCTGGAGCAGAGCCCGGCAGCGGTGCAGGTGCTGTATGAGGCCTATGCCGGGGGCGTCAATACCGGCCTAAAGGCCCTGGCCGCAGCACCGTTTGAATACACGGTATTACAAGCCACACCGGCCCCCTGGCGGGCGGAAGACAGCTTCCTGGTGGTGCTGGCCATGTTCCTCACCCTGCACGATGAAGAGGCCCGGCTGGACTCCGACCTGGGGGTGCTGCGCGATGTCCTCCCTCCCGCCCTGTCTGCTTTCTTGACGCCGGCTGGCGGACCGTGGGACGCACCCCTGGATCACAGCCGCATCGGCCTGGCGCCCCTGCCGGGCCCGGAGGTGGTGGACCTGCGCCAACAGCCGGCGCCCCGCCTGGCCACCGCCCCCGAAGCCGATCCGGCCGCCGCGGCCCTGGGCAGCAACAACTGGGCCGTGGCCGGCAGCGCCACCGCCCACGGCGGTGCCATTTTGGCCGGCGACATGCACCTGCCCCTCAGGGTGCCCAATATCTGGTACCGGGCCCAACTGCGCTGGCCCGGCGATGATGGGGAACATCGGGTCACCGGCGTCACCCTGCCCGGCATCCCCTACCTCATCGCCGGCAGCAACGGCCACATCGCCTGGACCTACACCAACAGCTACGGCGATTGGGCGGACCTGATCGAACTGGAACAGGATCCCGCGCACCCGGACCACTACCTCAGTCCCGCCGGCTGGGAAGCGTTTCAGCATATCCCCGAAACGCTGGTGGTCAAAGACGGCCCCGCCGCGGTGCTGGATATCCTGCTCACCCGTTGGGGCCCGGTCATCGACCGCGACCACCGCGGCCACCTGCGGGCCCTGCGCTGGGTGGCCCACTTCCCTCATGCGCTGAACGCCGAGCTGGGGCGTCTGGAGACCGCCACCAACGTGGTCCAGGCCCTGGACATCGCCAACCGCAGCGGCATCCCCGCCCAGAATATTCTGGTGGCCGACCGCGACGGCCACATCGGCTGGACCGTGATGGGCATCATGCCCCGCCGGGGGCCGGGCGACAGCCGCGTGCCCCTGTCCTGGCGGGAGGCGGCGCAAAGCTGGGACGGCTGGCTGGAACCGGCCCGCTACCCCCGCCTCATCGACCCGCCCGGCGGCCGCCTGTGGACCGCCAACGCCCGGGTGCTGGGAGGCGCCGCCGGGCACCAGATCGGCGACGGCGGCTACGCCCTGGGGGCGCGGGCGCACCAAATCCGAAACGCCCTGGCGGCCCTGCCCCACGCCACGGAAACCGATATGCTCGCCATCCAACTGGACGACCGGGCGCTGTTTCTCGCGCCCTGGCGCGAGCTGCTGCTGGCACTGCTGGACGAGGCGGCCGTCCGGAACAACCCCCGGCGGGCCGACTGCAAGGCCCTGGTGGAACACTGGCAGGGGCGGGCGGCCACCGCCTCGGCGGGCTACCGGCTGGTGCGGGCCTTCCGCCTGGCCGTGGCGCAGCGGGTGCTGGGCGCCCTCACCGCGCCCGCCCGGGCCGCGGACGAGCGCTTCGACTACCTTGCCTTCCGCCGCTACGAGATCCCCTTGTGGCGGATCGTCAGCACCCGCCCTGCGCACTTGCTGCCTGCCGGCATAGCGGACTGGCGGGCCTGGCTGCTTCAGGCGGTGGACGAGGTCATCACCACCCTCAGCGCCGGCGGCCGCCCTCTGGCCGCCGCCACCTGGGGCCGGCGCAACACCCTGGCCATGCAGCACCCCTTCAGCCGTCTGCTGCCCCTGCTCTCCCCCTGGCTGGACATGCCCGCCCAGCCCCTGCCCGGCGACCGTTTCATGCCCCGGGTCCAGGGCCCAACGGTGGGCGCCTCGCAGCGCCTGGCGGTCTCCCCCGGACGGGAGGAGCTGGGCTATTTCCACATGCCTGGCGGCCAGAGCGGCCATCCCCTGTCGCCCTTTTACCGCCGTGGCCACGAGGACTGGGCCAGCGGCACAGCCACGCCCTTCCTCCCCGGCCCCGCCGCCTACACCCTGACCCTGCGCCCCGCCGCTGCCGCTCAATAA
- a CDS encoding type VI secretion system protein TssL — protein MDDFDQRKKKDERGSQGWLMTFADLMSLLMAFFVLLFSFSELDKQQFKQLAGSMKEAFGVQREVRIKDTPVGNNIIAREFSPGQPRPTPLNVVQQATINRNFRHPQTLSEGKKPRELNEKAKKDLGELERKLSKEIAARLITIEGKKDRIVIRINEKVSFPSGSAVLLHSFLPALKKIARAVSATQGYIVIAGHTDKLPISSFRYRSNWELSASRAVTVLHRLTAFAKLAPERVEVAGFADTRPIADNNSAEGRAKNRRVEIIIKYDRDTDTADPPQTAATAQDAAP, from the coding sequence ATGGATGACTTTGACCAGCGAAAAAAGAAAGACGAACGGGGCAGCCAGGGCTGGCTGATGACCTTCGCCGACCTGATGTCGCTGCTCATGGCCTTTTTCGTGCTGCTGTTTTCCTTCTCCGAACTGGACAAACAGCAATTCAAGCAATTGGCCGGCTCCATGAAAGAGGCCTTCGGCGTGCAACGGGAAGTGCGCATCAAAGACACCCCCGTGGGCAATAACATCATCGCCCGCGAGTTCAGCCCCGGCCAGCCCCGGCCCACGCCCCTGAACGTGGTGCAGCAGGCCACCATCAACCGCAACTTCCGCCATCCCCAGACTCTGAGCGAAGGCAAAAAACCCAGGGAGCTGAACGAGAAGGCCAAAAAAGATCTGGGGGAACTGGAGCGCAAGCTGTCCAAAGAAATCGCCGCCAGGCTCATCACCATCGAGGGAAAAAAAGACCGCATCGTCATCCGCATCAATGAAAAGGTCTCGTTCCCCTCCGGCAGCGCGGTGCTGCTGCACTCCTTCCTCCCGGCGCTGAAAAAAATCGCCCGGGCCGTGAGCGCCACCCAGGGCTATATTGTCATTGCCGGGCATACGGACAAGCTGCCCATCTCCAGCTTCCGCTACCGTTCCAACTGGGAGTTGTCCGCCTCCCGCGCCGTGACCGTGCTGCACCGTCTCACAGCGTTCGCCAAACTGGCCCCGGAGCGGGTCGAGGTGGCCGGCTTCGCTGACACCCGGCCCATCGCCGACAACAACAGTGCCGAGGGCCGCGCCAAGAACCGGCGGGTGGAAATCATCATCAAATATGACCGAGACACCGATACAGCGGACCCGCCGCAAACCGCTGCCACTGCCCAGGACGCCGCGCCATGA